In Janthinobacterium sp. B9-8, the genomic stretch ATAGAACAAAGAGGCGGTCAGTATAAAGGCAGCAAGAAAACCCACAGGGATTTGCCAGGCGATCAGCTTAGACCAAAGCAAATAAAGGCCACCCAGCAAAAACCCCACCGCCGCCCATTCACTGCCGACCCCGGCTACAGCGCCAAAAATGGGTTGTTGAAAAATATCGCTTAAAGCATGCTGCTGAAGCAGCGCCGTTTTAACCGTATCCAGCGGCGTAGCAGAAGCCATGGCGTCAAAAGCTTGCGGGAGCTGACCGCTAAAAATGGTGAGTATCTGCGCCAGGCTATCCAGATGGGGAATATCCAGCGGCAAAGGGGCCGCCCAGCGCGACATTTGTGCGGGGAAAGACACAATCATCACCGCAAAGCCCACCATGGCCGGATTAAACGGATTCTGCCCCAGCCCGCCATAGAGATGCTTAGCGAGGCAAATGGCAATTAAAGTCGCCAGCACCACCATCCACCACGGCGCAAGCGGCGGCATAGAAAGCGCCAGCAAAACCGCCGTCACCGCGGCCGAGCCATCGCAGAGAAAAGGTTTAATCGGATAGTTGCGCAGCTTTAAACAAGCAGCCTCAGCCAGCAAGGCTGTGCCAAGAGCTAGCGTAATTTGTACCAGCACGCCCACGCCAAAAGCCCAAGTCAGCGCAATAATCCCCGGCAACAAAGCCGCCGCCACTTTGAGCATGACGACTTGCAAGGGCGTCGGTTTAATAAAAAAGGGCGATGTGTTCATTTGATTCCAAAAAAGTAAAAACTCAGGTGCACCACAAAAACCTAAAATCTGCAGACACGGATAACTCAGAGTTTAAAAACAGAACACGGAGAAATCATAAGAAGAAAATGAGTATTTGTTTGGGTTTTATCATGTTTAAAAACTTTCAAAACACAAAAACTTCTTAACAAAGGTTTTTCTCCGTAAAACTCCGTGCTCTCTGTAGCCTCCGTGTTTTCAAGACTTGGTGCGTCACATCGGCTAATAAGGCAAATCGTCCGCATCGATGCCGATAAAATCGGGTTCCGGGTCTTGGTTAAACTGTACGCCCTTAATTTCTGCCAGGCCCAGCATTAAGGCTTTAACCACCCGGTGCATGCCGTCCATTACCCTGCTGTCTTGCGACAAAATAATAGGGAAGCGCAGATCGGTTTCATTGATTAATTTGGCGTGCTCAGAAATAGCCCGGCAAGTTGGCGCGGCTCCGCCCTCATCAAACCAATAGCTCTGATCTAACTCAGCAATCTGTTCCAGCGGCACGCTGATCACGGCAAACTTTGCGCTCAGCTGAATCAGCCGGTGCACGTCCCAAGCCTTTAAGCCCT encodes the following:
- a CDS encoding RnfABCDGE type electron transport complex subunit D, yielding MNTSPFFIKPTPLQVVMLKVAAALLPGIIALTWAFGVGVLVQITLALGTALLAEAACLKLRNYPIKPFLCDGSAAVTAVLLALSMPPLAPWWMVVLATLIAICLAKHLYGGLGQNPFNPAMVGFAVMIVSFPAQMSRWAAPLPLDIPHLDSLAQILTIFSGQLPQAFDAMASATPLDTVKTALLQQHALSDIFQQPIFGAVAGVGSEWAAVGFLLGGLYLLWSKLIAWQIPVGFLAAFILTASLFYGVDPAHYSPPWFHLFSGAAILGAFFIVSDPVTAPTTPRGRLIFAALAGMLTYMIRVFGAYPDGVAFAVLIMNIATPFIDQYTQPPVFGRKS